One region of Wolbachia endosymbiont of Drosophila innubila genomic DNA includes:
- the bfr gene encoding bacterioferritin: MNEEIVKHLNKLLTNELTSVRQYLLHFAILKNNGINRFAEKVKNELNEELEHANKLAERILLFKGVPNFQDTNEISKHDGKFTKDTIRKILEANLKLEGKGIKDIKETISIAEKEKDFVSVMLLEEMLKNEEEHFHWIEKQIDLIELMGVENYLRTQI; encoded by the coding sequence ATGAATGAAGAGATAGTAAAACATTTGAACAAATTATTGACCAATGAGCTAACTTCTGTACGCCAGTATCTTTTGCATTTTGCGATTCTCAAAAACAATGGAATTAATAGATTTGCAGAAAAGGTAAAAAATGAGCTTAACGAAGAACTTGAACATGCAAACAAGTTGGCAGAAAGAATTTTGTTATTCAAAGGAGTTCCAAATTTTCAGGATACAAACGAAATATCAAAGCATGATGGAAAGTTTACAAAAGACACAATACGGAAAATCTTAGAAGCTAATTTGAAATTAGAGGGAAAAGGTATTAAGGATATCAAAGAAACGATTTCTATCGCTGAGAAAGAAAAAGATTTTGTTAGTGTAATGTTATTAGAAGAGATGTTAAAAAATGAAGAAGAGCACTTCCATTGGATTGAAAAACAGATTGACCTTATTGAACTAATGGGTGTTGAAAACTATTTAAGAACACAAATATAG
- a CDS encoding SURF1 family protein, protein MLKKIVFILIVPCLLLFLLGLWQVFRLNWKNNIIKNMSLPVVHLLPNNDLEKFNYRHVKIDGILSDIELYVFAGQHGYHVLSPMLLTTGRYMLVNKGIVREKKEKKVKIEKVVADGILYCDSNKSKNWFIKNDTASNTWFTLSTEEISNELGIELEKCVLWPNNFGSKVAIQPMKHLEYAITWFALSLIWLIMCVIYYRQNLNKA, encoded by the coding sequence GTGTTAAAAAAAATAGTATTTATTTTAATTGTACCTTGCTTGCTCCTTTTTTTATTAGGATTATGGCAAGTATTCAGATTGAACTGGAAGAATAATATTATCAAAAATATGAGTCTTCCTGTTGTTCATCTGTTGCCCAATAACGACCTTGAAAAATTTAACTATAGGCATGTCAAGATTGATGGGATTCTAAGTGACATAGAACTATATGTTTTTGCAGGGCAACACGGCTATCACGTGCTGTCTCCTATGTTGCTCACCACTGGACGTTACATGTTGGTGAATAAAGGAATAGTCAGAGAAAAAAAGGAGAAAAAAGTAAAAATTGAAAAAGTAGTTGCAGATGGAATTTTATATTGCGATAGCAATAAAAGTAAAAATTGGTTTATCAAGAACGATACTGCTTCGAATACATGGTTTACCCTGAGTACAGAAGAAATTTCCAATGAGTTAGGTATTGAGCTAGAGAAGTGTGTATTGTGGCCGAACAATTTTGGCAGCAAAGTAGCTATACAGCCAATGAAGCATTTGGAATATGCAATCACTTGGTTTGCACTTTCCTTAATTTGGTTGATTATGTGCGTAATTTACTATAGGCAAAACCTCAATAAAGCTTGA
- a CDS encoding monovalent cation:proton antiporter-2 (CPA2) family protein, which translates to MHSGSQHLFDIIILLSAAVFIVIAFWKMNISPVLGYFVAGAVIGSHGFNLIHSAEAMDNLAEFGVVFLLFIIGLELTFERLIAMRIHVFGFGSLQVIVTMVAIWCIALAFGVNTNIATVIGGGLALSSTAIVLQVLQEKGSQASQVGRLSIAVLLMQDFAVVPLIVLVPLLTGNSEHSLISSLAGSLVQAAIALVLIFITGRLLLRPLFSVIAKMESNEIFISTTLLIVLGAAFITEQFHLSLALGAFVAGLLVAETEYRHSVEHAVLPFKDLFLGLFFMTVGMSINTELLLNKLPLITLLSIILIVLKTSIIYILCRFFGFKSAPAIQAGLLLSQGGEFAFILFRLADELNVLPSEIAQVLMMITTVTMAFTPLLSGLGDWIANSFSTEKTILDDEAVETDTQDLYNHVIVAGFGRVGYMVTKMLTAEHLSYVVVDIQSKIVKEGKSDSFPIYLGDVTRYEILKSVGIERAQALVISIRNEVTIKKVVSLVAANFPHVNIVIRLPDLGNVEVYRDLGASKIIPETSEIGLQLGGAALSLSGISESGVTSLKSRFRKGNYSMLKDLGSDKDE; encoded by the coding sequence ATGCACAGTGGCTCTCAGCATTTGTTTGATATTATAATTTTGCTTTCTGCTGCTGTGTTTATAGTCATAGCATTTTGGAAAATGAATATTAGTCCAGTGCTTGGTTACTTCGTTGCAGGTGCAGTTATTGGTTCTCACGGATTTAATCTGATACACTCAGCTGAAGCAATGGATAATCTTGCAGAATTTGGTGTAGTTTTTCTATTATTCATTATAGGCCTTGAATTGACATTTGAACGCCTGATCGCTATGCGTATTCATGTATTTGGGTTCGGTTCTCTTCAAGTTATAGTTACCATGGTAGCAATATGGTGCATCGCTCTTGCTTTCGGAGTGAATACGAATATAGCAACAGTTATTGGTGGTGGGCTTGCGCTATCCTCAACAGCAATAGTGTTGCAGGTTCTGCAAGAAAAAGGTTCTCAAGCAAGTCAGGTTGGTAGGTTGTCGATAGCAGTGCTATTAATGCAAGATTTTGCAGTGGTACCATTAATAGTATTGGTACCTTTACTTACTGGCAATTCTGAGCACAGCCTGATAAGCTCATTGGCAGGTTCATTGGTGCAAGCAGCTATTGCATTAGTGCTGATATTTATAACTGGTAGATTATTGCTTAGACCTTTATTTTCGGTTATTGCTAAAATGGAAAGTAATGAGATCTTTATATCAACAACGCTTTTAATAGTATTAGGAGCAGCATTTATTACTGAGCAATTCCATTTATCGTTAGCATTAGGTGCATTTGTTGCTGGATTGTTAGTTGCAGAAACAGAATATAGACACTCAGTAGAACACGCAGTATTGCCATTTAAAGATTTGTTTCTTGGCTTATTTTTCATGACTGTTGGTATGTCCATCAATACCGAACTTTTACTCAATAAGTTACCACTAATTACTTTATTATCGATTATCCTTATCGTTTTAAAAACATCTATTATATATATATTGTGTAGATTTTTTGGGTTTAAGAGTGCACCTGCTATACAAGCTGGGTTACTGCTTTCACAAGGCGGTGAATTTGCGTTTATTTTGTTTCGCTTAGCAGATGAGCTAAATGTGCTACCAAGTGAAATCGCTCAAGTACTTATGATGATAACTACAGTAACCATGGCTTTCACTCCTCTTTTATCGGGGCTTGGAGATTGGATAGCAAACTCATTTAGCACTGAGAAAACAATATTAGATGATGAAGCTGTTGAAACAGATACACAAGATCTTTATAACCATGTGATAGTTGCTGGATTTGGTAGAGTGGGATATATGGTAACAAAAATGCTTACGGCAGAGCATTTAAGTTACGTTGTTGTAGATATTCAATCGAAAATAGTCAAAGAAGGAAAAAGTGATAGTTTTCCTATATATCTTGGAGATGTTACAAGATATGAAATTTTAAAATCGGTAGGAATAGAAAGAGCTCAAGCTCTCGTTATTTCAATAAGGAATGAAGTTACTATAAAAAAAGTTGTTTCTTTAGTTGCAGCAAATTTTCCGCATGTAAATATTGTAATACGCTTACCAGATCTGGGTAATGTGGAGGTTTATAGAGATCTAGGAGCTAGTAAAATTATTCCTGAAACATCTGAGATAGGATTGCAGCTAGGTGGAGCTGCACTGAGCCTTAGTGGTATTAGCGAAAGTGGAGTTACGTCTTTAAAAAGTAGATTCAGAAAAGGCAATTACAGTATGTTAAAAGACCTTGGTAGTGATAAAGATGAATAA
- a CDS encoding thioredoxin family protein translates to MVALNTLKVDFSFTAKDFNLLGVDNKYYALSDCCGKNGLIIMFICNHCPYVQSIISNLVSDVDQLKKDYQVNTIAIMPNDVNEYPEDSFENMINFAKENKFIFPYLIDSTQKIAKEYGAVCTPDFFGFNSNLNLCYRGRFNDTKKEKVQSYEVGSSDLFQAMKFIAETGNSPIDQKSSIGCSIKWSNSTG, encoded by the coding sequence ATGGTTGCTCTGAATACTCTTAAAGTCGATTTTAGTTTTACTGCAAAAGATTTTAATCTTTTGGGAGTAGACAATAAATATTATGCATTAAGTGACTGTTGTGGAAAAAATGGTCTTATTATAATGTTTATATGCAATCACTGTCCTTACGTTCAGTCAATTATTAGCAATCTGGTAAGCGATGTTGATCAATTGAAAAAAGATTATCAGGTAAACACCATTGCAATAATGCCAAATGATGTAAATGAATATCCAGAAGATTCCTTTGAAAATATGATTAATTTTGCCAAGGAAAATAAGTTTATATTTCCATATTTAATTGATAGTACACAGAAAATAGCTAAAGAATACGGGGCTGTTTGCACTCCTGACTTTTTCGGCTTTAATTCCAATTTAAACCTTTGCTATCGTGGACGTTTTAACGACACAAAAAAAGAAAAGGTTCAAAGCTATGAAGTAGGAAGTAGTGACTTATTTCAAGCTATGAAATTTATTGCAGAAACTGGTAATTCTCCAATTGACCAAAAATCAAGTATTGGCTGCTCAATTAAATGGTCTAATTCTACAGGTTAA
- the tmk gene encoding dTMP kinase, with protein sequence MFITFEGIDGSGKTTQSKLLANHFKQIRGENNVVLTREPGGTNFAEKVRGVLLTNNIDSISELLLLISMRREHMKKLILPALAEGKIVICDRFIDSTIAYQGYGFGVDLGLIRDLHKLVEIKYPDITFILDIDVKVGLNRAKDKNKYEEMDVNFYNKVRKGFQEIAIKEPVRCSVITGIETKNDNHVHNEIIDKIT encoded by the coding sequence ATGTTCATAACTTTCGAAGGAATAGACGGCTCTGGTAAAACAACACAATCTAAGCTACTTGCAAATCATTTTAAGCAAATTCGCGGCGAAAATAATGTGGTATTGACTCGAGAACCAGGTGGCACTAACTTTGCAGAGAAGGTAAGAGGAGTATTGTTAACGAATAATATTGATTCTATTTCTGAACTCTTGCTACTTATCTCGATGAGGCGCGAACATATGAAAAAATTAATATTACCAGCTCTTGCAGAAGGAAAAATAGTGATTTGTGATCGGTTTATTGATTCAACTATTGCATATCAAGGATATGGGTTTGGAGTTGACTTAGGGCTAATAAGGGACTTACATAAGCTAGTGGAAATTAAATATCCAGATATTACATTCATTCTAGATATTGATGTTAAAGTTGGGTTAAATAGAGCAAAAGACAAGAATAAATATGAAGAAATGGATGTTAATTTTTACAATAAGGTCAGAAAAGGATTTCAGGAAATAGCCATAAAAGAGCCCGTTAGGTGCAGTGTTATCACTGGAATTGAAACAAAAAATGATAATCACGTACACAATGAAATTATTGATAAAATCACCTAG
- the ftsH gene encoding ATP-dependent zinc metalloprotease FtsH: MKKFLEGLLIWLVIIVLISVAYIQFSGNVGKSKTIIPFSEFLTRLGDNDVENIVIKNQSIEGKFRDGSSFNSSGVIYSDLIKNLHDRKVRFSFSTGDSAMNVIGGLLISWVPTFIFIGFLLFFLKQTQAGGNSTISFGKSRARLMTSGKKVTFDDVAGIDEAKEELVEIVDFLKQRQKFQILGGKIPKGCLLIGSPGTGKTLLARAIAGEANVPFFSISGSDFVEMFVGVGASRVRDMFDQGKKNAPCIIFIDEIDAVGRHRGIGLGGGNDEREQTLNQLLVEMDGFESNEGVIIIAATNRPDVLDPALLRPGRFDRQITISLPDINGREKILNTHIKKISIAPDVNVKTVARGTPGFSGADLANLVNESALIAARRNKKIVTMDDFEYARDKVMMGVERRSLIMTEEEKRLTAYHEAGHAIIAVNMPASDPIHKATIIPRGMALGLVMRLPETDRVSHTREKLIADITVAMGGRAAEELIFGYDKVTSGASSDIRQASNIARAMVKKCGMNDEIGLVYHNREQQDPQHPHMTSEDTLKLIDEEVKKIISSCYEKAKDILTKHKKGLELIAENLLEFETLTGDEIKDILNGKKIVREENEKNEKVKKSSLYES; this comes from the coding sequence ATGAAAAAATTTTTAGAAGGCTTATTGATCTGGTTAGTAATTATTGTTCTTATTTCAGTTGCTTATATTCAATTTAGCGGAAATGTAGGTAAAAGTAAAACAATTATACCTTTTTCGGAATTTTTAACTAGACTAGGAGACAATGATGTAGAAAATATTGTCATAAAAAACCAGAGCATTGAAGGCAAGTTCAGGGACGGTTCAAGTTTCAATTCAAGCGGTGTCATATATAGCGACCTAATAAAAAATTTACATGATAGAAAAGTGAGATTCTCCTTTTCAACTGGAGATTCTGCCATGAACGTAATTGGTGGATTACTTATCTCATGGGTCCCAACATTTATCTTTATTGGCTTTTTGCTATTCTTTCTTAAACAAACACAAGCGGGAGGCAACAGCACTATAAGCTTTGGCAAGTCAAGGGCTAGACTCATGACTAGTGGAAAAAAAGTAACATTTGATGATGTTGCTGGAATTGATGAAGCAAAAGAAGAGCTAGTAGAGATCGTTGATTTCCTTAAACAAAGGCAAAAATTTCAAATATTAGGTGGAAAAATACCAAAAGGGTGCCTTTTAATTGGCTCTCCTGGAACTGGTAAAACTTTACTTGCTCGTGCAATTGCAGGAGAAGCTAATGTGCCATTCTTTAGCATTTCTGGATCTGATTTTGTTGAAATGTTTGTTGGTGTTGGTGCGAGCCGTGTTCGTGATATGTTTGATCAAGGCAAGAAAAATGCTCCTTGTATAATTTTTATAGATGAGATAGATGCGGTGGGTAGACATCGTGGCATTGGTCTTGGTGGCGGCAATGATGAAAGAGAACAAACATTAAATCAGTTATTAGTTGAGATGGATGGCTTTGAGTCTAATGAAGGTGTAATAATAATTGCTGCGACTAACCGTCCGGATGTCTTAGATCCAGCACTGCTTAGACCTGGTCGTTTTGACCGACAGATTACTATTTCTTTACCCGATATAAATGGGCGTGAAAAGATATTAAATACTCATATAAAGAAAATATCAATAGCACCAGATGTAAACGTGAAAACAGTTGCAAGAGGAACACCAGGTTTTTCAGGGGCTGATCTAGCAAATTTGGTGAATGAATCTGCACTTATCGCTGCAAGAAGAAACAAGAAAATTGTTACCATGGATGATTTTGAATATGCACGTGATAAAGTAATGATGGGCGTAGAAAGACGATCCCTAATTATGACAGAAGAGGAAAAGAGACTGACTGCATACCATGAAGCTGGTCATGCGATAATTGCGGTTAATATGCCTGCTTCTGATCCTATACACAAGGCAACAATCATTCCAAGAGGTATGGCCTTAGGTTTAGTTATGAGACTACCGGAAACAGATAGAGTGTCCCACACAAGAGAAAAGCTGATAGCAGATATAACTGTTGCCATGGGTGGCAGGGCAGCAGAAGAGTTAATTTTTGGCTACGATAAAGTTACAAGTGGCGCGTCTTCTGATATACGACAAGCATCTAACATAGCACGTGCTATGGTAAAAAAATGTGGAATGAATGATGAGATAGGGCTAGTGTATCACAATCGTGAGCAGCAAGATCCACAACATCCTCATATGACATCTGAAGATACGCTAAAGCTCATAGATGAAGAAGTGAAAAAAATCATATCTTCTTGCTATGAAAAAGCAAAAGACATTTTGACCAAGCATAAGAAAGGCTTAGAGCTTATTGCTGAAAATCTACTGGAGTTTGAAACTTTAACAGGAGATGAAATAAAGGATATACTAAACGGAAAAAAAATTGTTAGAGAAGAAAATGAGAAGAATGAGAAAGTAAAAAAATCCTCTCTCTATGAGAGTTGA
- the tilS gene encoding tRNA lysidine(34) synthetase TilS, with protein MELELLFQNVVNSFAFYNNQVAVAVSGGVDSIVLLHLMTNWAKKNKLSLPIALTVNHGLRPESQKEADFVVSYAKELGAKESFILNWEKQNIKGNIQLQARKARYKLLAEWCKNNNVKYLLVAHHKDDQAETFLLRLERGSGVDGLSSMDYKSFLNGIYIFRPLLNFSRSEIEKYAKLHRLKWIEDRSNHDLKYRRTLYRNLLKASDNQEILTERICLTALHMKRAAKALMHYTRLAFNDCVNVHDLGYIEIKLSEFYQLPEEIALRLLLYSIMAIASKHYKPRYSSLIAIFNRILQKDSNVNCTLSGCKIRKYGENILIIRESSRIQEITVNLPLNEPTQWDNRFSCTILGNQGCSVIIAPLKKTQKVPEFLKDYNCCPEVFYSLPAVQKDSKVLAYPDVNYNGKNTNDDKVQCIINSTIKQNLVSLISI; from the coding sequence ATGGAATTAGAGTTATTATTTCAAAATGTGGTTAATAGTTTTGCTTTCTATAACAATCAAGTTGCAGTTGCAGTATCAGGTGGTGTAGATAGTATAGTCTTACTGCACTTAATGACTAACTGGGCAAAAAAAAACAAGCTTTCACTTCCTATAGCATTAACAGTAAATCATGGATTACGTCCAGAGTCTCAAAAAGAAGCTGATTTTGTTGTAAGTTATGCAAAGGAACTTGGAGCAAAGGAATCGTTCATATTAAATTGGGAGAAGCAAAATATTAAAGGCAATATTCAGTTACAGGCACGAAAAGCACGGTATAAGTTACTAGCAGAGTGGTGTAAAAATAATAATGTTAAATATTTACTTGTTGCTCATCACAAAGATGATCAAGCAGAAACGTTCTTGTTAAGATTAGAGCGAGGTAGTGGCGTAGATGGATTATCATCAATGGACTACAAGTCTTTCCTAAATGGTATTTATATATTTAGGCCATTGTTAAATTTTAGTCGTAGTGAAATAGAAAAGTACGCTAAGCTTCATCGGTTAAAATGGATCGAAGATAGAAGCAATCATGACTTAAAATACAGACGAACTTTATACCGTAACTTACTTAAAGCAAGTGATAATCAAGAGATTTTAACAGAGCGAATATGCCTCACAGCCCTTCATATGAAAAGAGCTGCAAAAGCGTTGATGCACTACACACGCCTTGCGTTTAATGACTGCGTTAATGTGCATGATCTTGGTTATATTGAAATTAAACTAAGTGAATTTTATCAATTGCCAGAGGAAATAGCCTTGAGGCTTCTTCTTTACTCTATAATGGCAATTGCCAGTAAACATTATAAACCAAGGTACAGCAGCCTCATTGCAATATTTAATAGAATATTGCAAAAGGATAGTAATGTTAACTGTACACTTTCTGGGTGTAAAATAAGAAAGTATGGAGAAAATATCTTAATAATTAGAGAATCGTCAAGGATACAAGAAATTACCGTAAACCTACCTTTAAATGAACCTACCCAATGGGATAACAGATTTAGCTGCACAATACTCGGAAATCAAGGGTGTTCAGTTATCATCGCTCCATTAAAAAAAACACAAAAAGTTCCTGAATTTCTGAAGGATTACAACTGCTGCCCTGAAGTTTTCTACTCTTTGCCTGCAGTACAAAAAGATAGCAAGGTGCTTGCTTATCCTGATGTAAATTATAACGGAAAAAATACCAATGACGATAAGGTTCAATGCATTATTAATAGCACGATAAAACAAAATTTGGTAAGCTTGATTAGTATTTAG
- a CDS encoding OmpA family protein: MWSRLVIMCCFCLLLTGVSSCPKKGANTTNKINSVVKQIGDKRVFFGYDESSIAEVSADALLDVMEVLQDNPDAKVTLTGHTDNRGSHEYNLALGARRADAAKKFMVSCTPYIENRIKTASKGETEPLVNVKDDSRNSKYEKEHAKNRRVEFSFSGIKK, encoded by the coding sequence ATGTGGAGTAGACTGGTTATAATGTGCTGTTTTTGTTTATTACTTACTGGTGTAAGTTCTTGCCCAAAAAAAGGAGCAAATACAACAAATAAAATAAATTCTGTTGTTAAGCAGATAGGTGATAAAAGGGTTTTCTTTGGTTATGATGAATCTAGTATTGCTGAAGTAAGTGCAGATGCATTACTTGACGTAATGGAGGTGTTACAAGATAACCCTGACGCGAAGGTTACTTTAACTGGTCACACTGACAACCGTGGTTCTCATGAATATAATCTTGCGCTAGGCGCTAGAAGGGCTGATGCAGCTAAAAAATTTATGGTTAGTTGTACACCTTACATAGAAAACAGAATAAAAACTGCTTCTAAAGGTGAAACTGAGCCTTTGGTTAATGTAAAAGATGATTCTAGAAATTCTAAATATGAAAAAGAGCATGCTAAAAATCGTAGAGTGGAATTTTCATTTTCTGGAATAAAGAAATAG
- a CDS encoding carboxypeptidase — protein MQSYKFLEEVLYRVKNIENTLKVLNQSQLNIEDKVEQMSLLEEIRHEIISHDAIKESLADALGNKKSANTQQLKLIERIHKSNSAVPIDLVKSLSKAKVECQNLWKLSHSETSNLEKLKERFTDLITLIREVASIKSQQLKCSKYDSLLADYDSDITEKNIREVFPKVGKFFSENVDKIIEKQKKDKVTNIQKVATQKQIELGSLCLQQMGIALNEIRTSYYYPIDYDESDFCYGLFSLLRHSGYAIYQKCLAQNSISSPITRHVMYETQGLFMERMIGTSREFIEFIQPHIKEKFAIKGKTNEKVSSVENLYLIFNEINLSSFLKNADEFSLLAHIMLRTRLEQDIINGTLEVKDLHDAWLEGMKHYKIPVKAENELNTYFQDEYWASGVMGYFPIKIIALIAAVQIFSCVKKNHYESLSAIIKGDFSLLISWLSQNIYSAKCGLELLKKVTGKGLDVECVTYYLSEKYNLS, from the coding sequence ATGCAATCTTATAAGTTTTTAGAGGAAGTATTATATAGGGTAAAGAATATCGAAAATACGCTAAAAGTACTAAACCAAAGCCAATTGAATATAGAGGACAAAGTTGAACAAATGAGTCTTCTAGAAGAAATCAGACATGAAATTATCTCTCATGACGCAATAAAGGAATCATTAGCAGATGCTCTTGGTAACAAAAAAAGTGCAAATACTCAGCAGCTAAAGTTAATAGAGAGAATACATAAAAGCAACAGTGCTGTTCCTATTGATTTAGTAAAGTCTTTATCCAAAGCTAAGGTTGAATGCCAAAATTTATGGAAGCTATCTCATTCTGAAACCAGTAACTTAGAAAAACTAAAAGAACGTTTTACTGATTTAATCACACTCATTCGCGAAGTAGCTTCTATAAAATCGCAGCAATTAAAATGCTCAAAATACGACTCACTGCTTGCTGACTATGACTCTGATATCACAGAAAAGAATATAAGGGAAGTATTCCCCAAGGTAGGCAAATTTTTTAGCGAAAATGTAGATAAAATAATTGAAAAGCAGAAAAAGGATAAGGTTACTAATATACAAAAAGTTGCTACTCAGAAACAGATTGAACTTGGCTCATTATGTTTACAGCAAATGGGTATTGCACTAAATGAGATTCGTACTTCTTATTACTACCCTATAGATTATGATGAATCTGATTTTTGTTATGGTTTATTTTCACTTTTACGGCATAGTGGTTATGCAATTTATCAAAAATGTTTAGCGCAAAATTCTATAAGTAGTCCAATTACGAGACATGTTATGTATGAAACTCAAGGGTTATTCATGGAAAGGATGATTGGAACATCCAGAGAATTTATTGAGTTTATTCAACCACACATAAAAGAGAAATTTGCTATAAAAGGCAAAACTAACGAGAAAGTTAGCAGTGTTGAAAATTTGTACTTGATTTTCAATGAAATAAACCTTTCTTCTTTTTTAAAAAATGCAGATGAATTTAGTCTGTTAGCTCATATTATGTTGAGAACTAGGTTAGAACAAGATATAATAAATGGTACATTGGAAGTCAAAGACCTGCATGATGCGTGGCTGGAAGGTATGAAGCACTATAAAATTCCAGTAAAAGCTGAAAATGAGCTAAACACTTATTTTCAAGATGAATATTGGGCAAGCGGTGTTATGGGCTACTTTCCTATAAAAATTATTGCTTTAATTGCTGCTGTGCAGATTTTCTCTTGCGTTAAAAAGAATCATTACGAATCATTAAGTGCTATAATAAAAGGAGATTTTAGTTTACTTATCAGTTGGTTATCTCAAAATATATACAGTGCAAAGTGTGGCCTGGAACTGCTAAAAAAAGTAACAGGTAAGGGTTTAGACGTTGAGTGTGTTACTTACTACTTATCTGAAAAGTATAATTTGTCTTAA
- a CDS encoding rod shape-determining protein: MNFVRKLTGKFYSLFTFKGLFASDIAIDLGTANTLVYQKNQGIVLDEPSVVARIKEKGSYVPYAFGKKAKMMLGKTPGEIEAIRPLKDGVIADFKSAEEMLKYFIHSANTKFTVNKPNIIICVPSGSTPVERRAIQDAAESAGANEVFLIEEPMAAAIGAGLPVTEPEGSMIVDIGGGTTEVAIISLGGIVYSRSARVGGDIMDEAIKSYIRENHKLLIGETTAEKIKKSIGSASLPGENNKEGMIIKGRDLVSGMPKEMLLSEYQVAESLIEPVHQIISAIKTALESTPPELSSDIVDRGIVLSGGGGLLRNLGKVISETTKLPVRVADDPLCCVALGSGKVLENMDYFGHVLFKQD; encoded by the coding sequence ATGAATTTTGTTCGAAAATTAACCGGAAAGTTTTATAGCCTTTTTACTTTCAAAGGTTTGTTTGCTAGCGATATTGCTATAGACCTTGGTACTGCAAACACTTTAGTTTATCAGAAAAATCAGGGAATAGTGCTTGATGAGCCTTCAGTTGTAGCAAGAATAAAAGAAAAAGGAAGTTACGTTCCTTATGCTTTTGGTAAAAAAGCTAAAATGATGCTTGGGAAAACGCCTGGAGAAATAGAGGCGATAAGGCCCTTAAAGGATGGAGTTATTGCTGATTTTAAAAGTGCGGAAGAAATGCTAAAATATTTCATACACAGTGCAAACACAAAATTCACTGTTAATAAACCTAATATTATCATATGCGTTCCATCTGGATCCACGCCAGTTGAAAGGCGTGCTATACAAGATGCAGCAGAAAGTGCTGGTGCAAATGAAGTATTTTTAATTGAAGAACCAATGGCTGCAGCAATCGGAGCTGGGCTCCCGGTTACTGAACCTGAGGGTTCTATGATTGTTGATATAGGAGGCGGTACAACTGAAGTTGCAATTATTTCTTTAGGCGGAATTGTTTATTCACGTTCTGCCAGAGTAGGTGGCGATATTATGGATGAGGCAATAAAGTCATATATTCGTGAAAATCATAAATTATTAATCGGTGAAACAACCGCTGAGAAAATTAAGAAAAGCATAGGTTCAGCCAGTCTGCCAGGTGAAAATAACAAAGAGGGAATGATAATTAAGGGCAGGGATTTAGTGAGTGGCATGCCAAAAGAAATGCTTTTATCAGAATACCAAGTTGCAGAGAGTTTAATAGAGCCTGTACATCAGATAATTTCTGCTATTAAGACTGCGCTGGAGAGCACTCCACCTGAACTTTCTTCTGATATAGTCGATAGAGGAATAGTTTTATCCGGTGGTGGTGGATTATTACGTAATCTAGGTAAAGTTATCAGTGAAACAACAAAATTACCGGTTCGTGTTGCAGATGACCCACTTTGTTGTGTTGCTCTGGGTAGCGGAAAAGTGCTTGAAAACATGGATTATTTTGGCCATGTTTTATTTAAGCAGGATTAA